The sequence GTCGAGCAGCACCTGCGAGAAAGAGTAGCCGTAGGTCCAGCTTTCGGAATCGAAGCGCGCGCCAGGGTAGCGATTCCAATACCAGGTACCACCGACCCCGCTCGCTGCCTCCAATGCACGCACCCGAAGTCCGAGCTCGCGCAGCTTGTGGAGCTGATAGAGCCCCGTAACGCCCGCACCGATCACGACGGCGTCGAAATCCAAATGAACTGAAACCCGAGCATTCCCGGTTGCTGCTGCTGCAGTATCCATCTCGATTCTCCCACACTGACCCGCATCTCATTGCTCGTTCCCGAAAGAAGCACGCAGTGCTGTGCCAGAACAATAGAGGGCGGCCCTCTATTGAGGGATGCAAAGCACGGAGGATACCTCGCTGAACTCGCGCCAGAGCTTGCGCCACGAGTCGCCGCCGTCGTCGCTGCGATAGAGATAGCCGTAGCGGCTGGCGGCAANNNNNNNNNNNNNNNNNNNNNNNNNNNNNNNNNNNNNNNNNNNNNNNNNNNNNNNNNNNNNNNNNNNNNNNNNNNNNNNNNNNNNNNNNNNNNNNNNNNNATTGAGGGATGCAAAGCACGGAGGATACCTCGCTGAACTCGCGCCAGAGCTTGCGCCACGAGTCGCCGCCGTCGTCGCTGCGATAGAGATAGCCGTAGCGGCTGGCGGCAAAGACAGTGTTCGGCGCCTGCACCGGAATGCTCACCGTCCATACCGCCGAATTGGGCTGCACCGGCAGGCCGACGTTCGCCCAGGTGGCGCCCGCGTCCTTGGAGCGCATCACCGTGCCGACCCGCCCCGGCGTCGCATCGCCGAGCGTCAGGAACAGCGTGCGTGGATCATCGGGCTTGACCGCGATGCCGCGCGGGTAGCGCCACGGGAAAACCTCGCGCGCGTGCGCGGCCTGCCAGGTCTTGCCGTCGTCGGTGCTGCGCCAGACATCATCGTTGACCAGGGCGAATACCACCTTGGGCGGTCCGGCGATCACGAGCACGTTGTGCACGTCCGGGTTCGGAATCTGGCCGTTGATCTTGGTCCAGGTCTCGCCGCCATCGGCGCTGTGGCGTACAGCCATGGCGGCAGCGTTTGCCTCAGGGGACTACTCCATGCGACAGATCGCCGATGCATTCGACGTGCACTATGCAACCGTCAGCGGAGCCGTCAGGGCACGAACTGGGTCTTCATCCTGGCCCAAGAAGTGACGCGAAAGGCGCTCGGGGTGCTGGAATACAAGACCTGACCCCCCATGCCCATGATTGGGGTGAGGCAATGGACACCCGATATCCATGCCATGAATTTCGTGCGCGCCGCAAGGGCTGCGGCGCGCGTTTCTCACGAGAAACCAGCCAATGGGCCGACGAACGCTCACTTCAGCTTGAGCACCGGCAACTTCATCTTCCTGGACATGTCGGTCCACTCCCGGATCTCGGCGTGCACGAATCTGGTGAACTCCTTGGGGGAAGTGGCGGTGGCGATCACGCCGTCGGCCGCCAGCCGCACAACCGTAGTCGGATCCTTCAGGACCTTGGCCACCGCGGCATACACCTTGTTTATGATATCGTCCCGCACGCCGGCGGGGGCAAGCATGCCGGTCCAGGCAGGCTTGTCGTAACCCGGCACGCCCGCTTCATGAATGGACGGCACGTCCGGCAGGGCCGGCGAGCGTTCCTTGGTGGTCACCGCAAGAGCACGCACCTTTCCCGATTCCCGCAAATGCTTGGACGACAGCATGCCCATGAACGCCGCATGCACCTCGCCGCCGGCGAGCGCGATCAGGACAGGGCCGCCTCCCCTGTACTGGACGGCCTTCATGTTGATCCTGGCCATGTACTTGAAGAGCTCAGTGGTCATATACAGATTACTGCCGACGCCGGCATTGCCGTAGTAGATCTCGCCCGGCCTATTGCGCGCGAGCGCGAGCAGATCCTTGAGGGTCTTCACCGGCATCGAAGTATGCACGCCGAGGATCAGCGGTTGCGTTATGAGCATCGAAATCGGCCTGAAGTCCTTGACGGCATCGTACGGCAGATCTTTGTACAGACCGGGCTGGAAGCTGAAGCTCGCAGATGTCACGAGCAATGTGTGACCGTCCGGTTCAGCCTCCGCCGCGAGCGAGACACCGATCGTTCCACCTGCTCCCGTGCGGTTGTCGATGACCACGGCAGCGGCACCGAGTTCTTTTTCGAGCTTGGGCTGGATCATCCGTGTCAGGATGTCCGTGCCACCACCGGGAGAAAACGGAACAATTATGCGAACCGGCTTGTTCGGAATCGGATACTGCGCAGCCGCAGACGGAACCGGCAGAGACACGATGGACGTGAACAGCAAAGCGGTAACGATGCGTAACATAGTTTCCCCCT is a genomic window of Betaproteobacteria bacterium containing:
- a CDS encoding NAD(P)-binding protein — encoded protein: MDTAAAATGNARVSVHLDFDAVVIGAGVTGLYQLHKLRELGLRVRALEAASGVGGTWYWNRYPGARFDSESWTYGYSFSQVLLD